Within the Thermus oshimai DSM 12092 genome, the region CTCACCCTGGGGAAGGAGTAGGGCTCTAGGCCATCTGCAAGAAAGGCTGCCAGGCCTCGGGGATTTCCTTAAGGTCGGCCAAAAAAAGGGGCGCTTTGGGCGCCCTAGGCGGCTTTAGAAGGCGCATGCCGGCCTCCTCGGGGGTGCGGTCCCCCTTTTTCAGGTTGCAGGCCCGGCAGGCGGCCACCAGGTTTTCCCAGGTGCTCTTCCCCCCCCGGCTTTTGGGGAGGACGTGGTCCACCGTGAGGTCCCCCCCCTGGCGGCCGCAGTACTGGCAGGTGTACCGGTCCCTCCGGAGGACGTTCCTGCGGTTTAGGGGTACCCGGCTTGGCCCCCGGCGCACCAGGCGCTTCAAGCGGATCACGCTGGGCACGGGGATGCGGGTGGAGGGGGTGTGGAGGTAAAGCCCGCTTTCCGCCACCATCTCCGCCCCCCCGCCCAGGACCAGGAGGACGCTGCGCTTGATGCTGGCCAGGCCCAGCACCTCGTAGGTGGCGTTCAGGACCAGGACCCGGGGAGCGTCCAGGTTCACGGGTTCAGCATACCAAAAAGCGTTCCGTGCTATGCTAAGGCCAAGGTTGGGGTTGGGAGGGTTCCCTATGGCGAAAAGGCTCTTTTGGTCCTTCTTTCTGGTATTTTTGGGCGGGTTTTCCTCCTTGTCCTGGGCGGAGGATGCCCTCCTGGAGAAGGCGGAGGCCTTATTGAAGGCGGGTTCCTATGAGGAGGCCGCGTTGGCCTACGAGGCCTACCTGGCCCAGGACTACGGCCGCCTCGAGGCCCACCTGGGCCTGGGGGTGGCCCTGGCCAAGGCGGGCCGTCTGCAGGAGGCCCGCTTCGCCTTTGACCAGATGACTCGCCTCTTCCCCGAGCGCTACGAGGGCTTCTTCAACCTGGGCCAGGTCCTCCTCCTTCTGGGCAAGCCCCAGGAGGCGGCGGAGGCCCTGGCCCGGGCGGCGGAGCTTAGGCCTACGGAGGAGGCCTACCTGGCCCTGGCCCAGGCCCTGGCCCAGGCCGGGAATGCCCAGGGGGCGGCGGAGGCCTTGAGGAAAGGCCTCGCCCCGGAGCGGAGCGCGGCCTACCGTCTGGCCCTGGCCCAGGCCCTCTACGCCTCGGGGGCCCGGTCGGAGGCGGTGCCCGTGCTCTACGCCCTCCTCAACCGCGAGCCCAAGGTGGCCGAGGCCTGGGACCTCCTGGCCCTGATCCTCGCGGAGGAGGGCCTGAAGGGGCGGGCCTTAAGGGAGCTGGACCGGGGCCTGGCCCAGGTGGAGGGGAAGGGAAGGGCCAGGCTCCTTCTTCGCAAGGCCCTCCTTTCCCCTAACCCCGAACCCCTCCTCAAGGAGGCCTACGCCCTGGACCCGGGGCTTTGGACCGCCGCCTACCTCCTGGGCCGGTCCCGCCTCGAGGCCAAAGACCCCAAGGGGGCCCTCCCGTACCTCCTCTCCGCCTACCGCACCGCTCCTGAGCCCGAGGTGGCCCTGGCCCTGGCGGGGGCCTACTGGGCCTTGGGGGACTACAAGAACGCCTACCGCTACGCCGGCGAGGCCGGCCCCGCGGGGCGCTTCCTGAAGGCCCAGGCCGCCCACCGCCTGGGGAGGAGGGAGGAGGCCTTGGCCCTCCTGGAAGGCCTCGCCACCCCCGAGGCCTTGAGCCTTAGGGGGGTCCTGCTTTTGGAGCTCGGCCGGGCGGAGGAGGCCGTGGCCGCCTTGGGCCAGGCCTACCAGGCCACCCCAAGCCCCGAGGTGGGGGCCAACCTGGGGGCGGCCCTGGTGGCCCTCCGCCGCTACGGGGAGGCGGAGGTGGTCTTGCGGGAGGTCCTCCTCAAGGCCCCTCGCTTGAGCGCGGCCTGGTACAACCTGGGCCTGGCCTTAAGGGCCCTGGACCGCCAGGCGGAGGCGGAGCGGGCCCTGAGGCAGGCGGCCCTCCTGGGCTCCAAGGAAGCCGAGGCCCTTCTTAGGAGGTAGGATGCGCTGGCTTAGGGAGAACTGGCTGGATTTCCTCATCTTCCTCCTCATCGCTTTGGTGGCCGCGGGGGTGGTGCTCTACCTCACGGGGGTCAATCCCTTCGCCCGTCCCAGGCCGGAGGGGGTGGCCCCCCCGCCTGCGCCCAGCGTTCCCGCGGCCCCCGCCCCCTCCGGGCCAGCCTCCCCCGAACCCCCTCCTAACGCCCCAGCCCCGGAACCCGTGGTGACGGTCCTCCCCCTGCCCCAAGCCCCCAGGGAGGCTCCCACGCCTCCAGAACCCCAGAAGCCCACCCACGGGGCCCCACGGCCCGCCCCGCCCCAGGCCTCCCCCACGGGGGCCTACCGGGTGGTGGTGGGTGCCTTTGCCGACCCCAAGAACGCCACCCGGCTGGCCCAGGAGCTCTCCGCCCAGGGGTACCCCGTGCGCCTCGAGGCCGCCGGCGCCCTCACCCGCGTGGCGGTGGGCCCTTACGCCTCGGAGGCGGAGGCGGCCCGCGTGGCCCAAGCCCTCCAGGCCTACGGGGCCCGGGTCTACCGGGGCCAGG harbors:
- a CDS encoding HNH endonuclease is translated as MNLDAPRVLVLNATYEVLGLASIKRSVLLVLGGGAEMVAESGLYLHTPSTRIPVPSVIRLKRLVRRGPSRVPLNRRNVLRRDRYTCQYCGRQGGDLTVDHVLPKSRGGKSTWENLVAACRACNLKKGDRTPEEAGMRLLKPPRAPKAPLFLADLKEIPEAWQPFLQMA
- a CDS encoding tetratricopeptide repeat protein, yielding MAKRLFWSFFLVFLGGFSSLSWAEDALLEKAEALLKAGSYEEAALAYEAYLAQDYGRLEAHLGLGVALAKAGRLQEARFAFDQMTRLFPERYEGFFNLGQVLLLLGKPQEAAEALARAAELRPTEEAYLALAQALAQAGNAQGAAEALRKGLAPERSAAYRLALAQALYASGARSEAVPVLYALLNREPKVAEAWDLLALILAEEGLKGRALRELDRGLAQVEGKGRARLLLRKALLSPNPEPLLKEAYALDPGLWTAAYLLGRSRLEAKDPKGALPYLLSAYRTAPEPEVALALAGAYWALGDYKNAYRYAGEAGPAGRFLKAQAAHRLGRREEALALLEGLATPEALSLRGVLLLELGRAEEAVAALGQAYQATPSPEVGANLGAALVALRRYGEAEVVLREVLLKAPRLSAAWYNLGLALRALDRQAEAERALRQAALLGSKEAEALLRR
- a CDS encoding SPOR domain-containing protein; this encodes MRWLRENWLDFLIFLLIALVAAGVVLYLTGVNPFARPRPEGVAPPPAPSVPAAPAPSGPASPEPPPNAPAPEPVVTVLPLPQAPREAPTPPEPQKPTHGAPRPAPPQASPTGAYRVVVGAFADPKNATRLAQELSAQGYPVRLEAAGALTRVAVGPYASEAEAARVAQALQAYGARVYRGQGPLPPQGGSYLQVGAFQKEENALALAEKLKGEGFPVTLVRDGLYRVRVGPVAEGEKEGYLNRLRALGLEPVEVR